GCTGGAGCGTCTCTACGGGCGGGGGGCCAGGCTTCTCTGCGAATCGGCGATTCCACCCGCCCGCGAGGCCCCGGATGCCGGCCGGACGGAGCCGAAACCCCCGCCGCCCGGCGGGCCCGGGGCCACCATCGTGGAGCGCATCGTCGAGCTTTTCGACGGAGAGGTCCTGGGGCCCGGCTCCGACGAAGGGAACGCATGAAGAACATCCAGGGCATGCTGCAGAAGGCGCAGGCCCTTCAAGCCAGGATGACGGAGCTTCAAGCCGAGCTCCAGGGCCGCGAGAGGATCGGATCCTCCGGGCAGGGCAGGGTGAAGGTCACCACGAACGGCGCCCAGGATGTGATTGCGATCTCGATGATCACGCGGATGGTCGAAGAGGAGATGAAGAAGGTCAGCGGGGGCCCGGGTCTTCCGCCGGGGCTCTTCTAGGCCCGATGCAGTATTCGAGCGCGTTGCTGGAAGCGGTCATCACGGAGCTGACCCGGCTGCCGGGCCTGGGCCGAAAATCCGCCCAGCGGATCGCCTTCCACCTGCTCCGTTCGCCCGAGGGCGAGGCCAAGCGGCTCGCGCAGTCGATCGTCGACCTGAAGGCGAGGGTCGAGGACTGCCGCATCTGCGGGAACGTCACCGAGACCCAGCCCTGCGCCCTCTGCGCGGATTCACGCCGCGATACCTCGGTCATTTGCGTCGTCGAGCAGCCGATGGACGTTCTCGCGATCGAACGGACGGGCGAGTTCCGGGGCTCCTACCATGTGCTCAAGGGCGCCCTTTCCCCCATCGACGGGATCGGCCCGGAGCAGCTCAAGCTGAGCGAGCTGCTCGATCGCGTGAAGCCGGGGGCCGTGAACGAGGTGATCGTCGCCACCAATCCGA
This region of Candidatus Eisenbacteria bacterium genomic DNA includes:
- the recR gene encoding recombination protein RecR codes for the protein MQYSSALLEAVITELTRLPGLGRKSAQRIAFHLLRSPEGEAKRLAQSIVDLKARVEDCRICGNVTETQPCALCADSRRDTSVICVVEQPMDVLAIERTGEFRGSYHVLKGALSPIDGIGPEQLKLSELLDRVKPGAVNEVIVATNPTAQGEATALYIARLLQNRPGVRVTRIARGVPMGSDLEFSDQVTLARALSGRKEI